In the genome of Terriglobales bacterium, the window GTCCTACAACAAAAAATACCACCAGCGAGAGAATGGCCAGGCGCGAGGAGCCGGCCATCTGCTTGATGACCGCGAAAACCAGCGGGCCGAAGACGGAAGAAAACTTGGTGAACACGGTGTAGAAGCCGAAGAACTCGGCGCTGGCCGCCTCCGGCACCATGGAGCCGTAAAACGACCGGCTGAGCGATTGCGAGCCGCCCAGCACCACTCCCACGATCATCCCCAGGATGAAGAACTCGGTGGCGCTGTGAATGAAGTAGGCGTAGGCAACCACGCCCGACCACAGTACCAGCGTGGTCATGATGGCGGGCTTGGTCCCGATGCGCTCCGCCAGGCGGCTGAAAACAAGCGCGCCGAAGGTGGCCACCACCTGGATGACCAGCAGCGTACCCATCAGCACCCACACCGGCAGCTGCAGTTCTACCGTCCCATAGGTGGTGGCCAGGTTGATTACCGTCTGGATGCCGTCGTTATACAGCATGAAGGCGAGGAGAAAGAGGGCGAGGTGGCGGAAGCGGCGCACGCGCCGGGTGGTGCGCAGAGTGCGCAAGAGTCCGACGGCGGCAAAGGCCAGGGGGCGGGGCCAGCCACGGTATCGCTCCGGCAACTTCTCGAGCGGGGGTCCTTCCCGCAGATGCCGGGCGGTGTACAGAGTGAAGCCGCCCCACCACAGGCCTGCGCTAGCGATGCCGATGCGCGCCGCGAGTTCCTGGGAGATTCCCAGCCTCTGGTGTCCCACCACCAGCAGCAGGGCGAGGGCGAACTGCAATCCGCCGCCCACGTAGCCGTAAGAGAATCCCTTGCCGGAGACCCAGTCCATCTTCTCTGGCGATGCGATCTGGGGCAGGAAGGCGTCATACACCACGTTGGCGTTGGTGTATGAGATCTGGGCGACGAGGAAGAGGATCATGGTGCGGTACACGTCGCCGGTGTGGGAAAGGTAGAGTAGGGTCGCGGCCAGCGAGCCTACGTAGGTGAAAAAGAGCAGGAAGCGCTTCTTGGCGGCGGAGAAATCGGCGATGGCGCC includes:
- a CDS encoding MFS transporter is translated as MEPQSSPPRLPAKDDPKIIFGWCMYDFANSAYITIAVGLLPVYFATAIIGPGGLFFRGTRYEADTLWALLVGTADLIAFVCAPVLGAIADFSAAKKRFLLFFTYVGSLAATLLYLSHTGDVYRTMILFLVAQISYTNANVVYDAFLPQIASPEKMDWVSGKGFSYGYVGGGLQFALALLLVVGHQRLGISQELAARIGIASAGLWWGGFTLYTARHLREGPPLEKLPERYRGWPRPLAFAAVGLLRTLRTTRRVRRFRHLALFLLAFMLYNDGIQTVINLATTYGTVELQLPVWVLMGTLLVIQVVATFGALVFSRLAERIGTKPAIMTTLVLWSGVVAYAYFIHSATEFFILGMIVGVVLGGSQSLSRSFYGSMVPEAASAEFFGFYTVFTKFSSVFGPLVFAVIKQMAGSSRLAILSLVVFFVVGLALLALVNETKARQARLEAAF